The DNA segment CGGCCCCGGCACTGCGGGCCAGGTCGACGCCGTGATCGAGCAGCAACTGCTCGGGCGAGCCCTTCGCCTTCACGTAGACCTTCAGGTTGTGCGCCCCGGCGTCGTACCGGACCCGGGCGTGGAACGGCTTGCCGAACAGCGGGATCGACGACTCGGCGAGGGCGGCGTGCCGGTCCGGGTTGCCGCCCAGCACCACGGCGAGGTGGTTGCTGCTCGGATCGGTCGTGTTCTGGTACGTGTCGAACTCGACCGCCACGCTCCTGGCGATGCCCCGGTATCCGAGACCGCCGCCCCAGCCGCCGAGCGCCCGCGGGCCGGCGCCCTGTGCGAGGAACGCGATGCCGTCCGCACCGGGCTTGCCGTGGTGCAGGTGCGCCGTGAACGTGGTCTCGAAGGACGCGGTGAGATCGACCCTGCTGGTGGAC comes from the Actinoplanes sp. OR16 genome and includes:
- a CDS encoding L-type lectin-domain containing protein, with the protein product MRSSRLARGGLLASALLSILATVNAAGAQAADGTIKPLDAGYAESIALNGTAAVTSDRGDRRVIALTNGSFKQAGSAWSTSRVDLTASFETTFTAHLHHGKPGADGIAFLAQGAGPRALGGWGGGLGYRGIARSVAVEFDTYQNTTDPSSNHLAVVLGGNPDRHAALAESSIPLFGKPFHARVRYDAGAHNLKVYVKAKGSPEQLLLDHGVDLARSAGAASGWVGFTAATGDVTARQDVYDWTVDAPLA